The nucleotide sequence GGCGGGGTCGTCGTGGGGGGCGGCGCGCCGGGCACCCGCGAGACCGACGCGCTGGCCCCGGGGACGCTCGTCAGCACCGTCGACGCCGTGGTCCTGTCCGGCGGCAGCGCCTACGGCCTGGCCACCGCCGACGGCGTCATGGCCTGGTGCGAGGAGGCCGGCCGCGGGTTCCTCGTGAGCCCTCCCGGCACGCCGGAGCTCCGGGTCCCGGTCGTGCCGGCGGCGGTCGTCTTCGACCTCGGGCGGGGCGGCGACCCCCGGGCCCGGCCCACCGCCGCGTTCGGCCTGGCGGCGTGCCGCGCGGCGGCGCTGCTGCTCGAGGACGTCCAGGAGGCGCCGGGAGCGCCGGCGGCGGTGCCGGTCCCCGAGGGCCGCGTC is from Aquipuribacter hungaricus and encodes:
- a CDS encoding P1 family peptidase — translated: MAEPPASPASSPSAATGRPTDDLTDPDLRTGAGRLPGLPDVLVGHAHATGGGWATGCTVVLPPAGTVGGVVVGGGAPGTRETDALAPGTLVSTVDAVVLSGGSAYGLATADGVMAWCEEAGRGFLVSPPGTPELRVPVVPAAVVFDLGRGGDPRARPTAAFGLAACRAAALLLEDVQEAPGAPAAVPVPEGRV